In a single window of the Zea mays cultivar B73 chromosome 5, Zm-B73-REFERENCE-NAM-5.0, whole genome shotgun sequence genome:
- the LOC100194116 gene encoding uncharacterized protein LOC100194116 (The RefSeq protein has 1 substitution compared to this genomic sequence), whose product MAAQLRYMMSHYFGTPPSKEVIQDLYYALRTKGGLTPKEEETLLACNLLPGVYFIVGSVLGTFAMLLGSHKGLKLLGRPPNSPLRSLTVYGYGFIVGKACANETWHQLPELLLDREEGRMKTELAKIILNKHSDDIYLVEVVRRHFFVEHLFDDLHQGQPLFRWRLRHTYVDSTFVERTKEVEASNSDDVARSISRETITNTTPFGEMMEDSLACILGSPGRNMESNNPPEKTANVLTRSDLRARRRGRRHHRHADD is encoded by the exons ATGGCGGCGCAGCTGCGGTACATGATGAGCCATTATTTTGGTACCCCACCTAGCAAG GAGGTGATCCAAGATCTGTACTACGCCTTGAGGACAAAG GGAGGTTTGACCCCCAAGGAGGAGGAGACGCTCCTGGCTTGCAATTTACTTCCTGGTGTTTATTTCATCGTGGGTTCAGTACTGGGCACTTTCGCGATGTTGTTGGGTTCCCACAAAG GACTCAAATTGCTTGGGCGTCCACCTAATTCTCCATTAAGATCTTTGACTGTTTATG GCTACGGTTTTATTGTCGGAAAGGCCTGTGCTAATGAAACCTGGCATCAATTGCCTGAACTGCTTTTAGACAGGGAAGAAGGACGCATGAAGACAGAGCTAGCTAAAAT AATACTCAATAAGCATAGTGATGACATATACCTGGTTGAAGTTGTGAGAAGACACTTTTTTGTCGAGCATCTGTTCGATGATCTGCATCAAGGTCAACCACTTTTCAGGTGGCGCCTACGACATACGTATGTTGACAGCACCTTTGTAGAAAGAACGAAGGAAGTTGAAGCCAGCAACTCTGATGATGTGGCTAGATCAATTTCAAGAGAGACAATTACAAACACT ACACCATTTGGAGAAATGATGGAGGATTCACTGGCTTGTATACTGGGTTCTCCCGGATGCAACATGGAAAGCAACAATCCCCCAGAAAAGACAGCTAATGTCCTGACGCGAAGTGATCTGCGAGCTCGCAGAAGAGGTCGCAGGCATCATCGGCATGCTGATGACTAG
- the LOC103626210 gene encoding protein NETWORKED 1A yields MATLVRHDSRQYSWWWVSHISPKNSKWLQENLSDMDTKVKAMIKLINEDADSFARRAEMYYKKRPELMKFVEEFYRAYRALAERYDQATGALRQAHRTISEAFPNQMPSMSDESPSSFSQEMEPHTPDMSTFTRAAFDSDDLQKDGVGMSPQRFTSKRNGTHPEETSALSSRKGLKLFNDLSSSSENAPRAGFDGKVRKGLTFESPEVKGKDGISNEMANLQQEVARLLSESQNLKQQMLSESERANKAENEMQMLKATVLQLSADKDTSLTQYNHSSERISTLESELLKAQADLKKLTDEMAADVQKLINAETLNIAILSEAEGLDQKMKMQQQELEQKLKELESFRSSFQEEHEKRMQAESALLSQGKELAQSHEEVQRLTIEIKMANEKLNELKQTKEDLHDTVCELKRDVERLTEQNQSSEVLIRELGDEINTLKDSKNELQSEIKSLKSTISQLNTEKNAAALQHQQSVEQVSVIESQLSKLQSELDETEQKVQLLTQDLEKKKEEAENIHFKLQDECHRRMQIEATLLMTEGLHSQLQEEMKTLTQDFDGSTKKLSELENNKLDLESTLKELNNTILGLNSEKDAALLQQQQSLDKVSDLELELSKMQLEMEKSEQKILLLEQEIARKTESVDSLEISFKDECEKRLQAQTSLVSLEKMYCQSQEDVRRLQIEIEKQNDKLNELENLSSELNNTILLVNTEKDATLHENQQSLARILDLESELMVLKTELENVERKVHMIEQELIYKKEEADNLQISLQDETQKRVDGETSLLMMKNLHSESQNEVRGLALELEKLNGNLRQVENSKVDLENIVTKHTEEIHILREQNLSTELMIKDLHLELDVLKDLNVKLQAEMDLHKGEKEVLQREFTSQREEKENLEGIHHTLVDEMDTLKTTTTMNQKLIEELQITNLKLKEVCARSEVEKALLSEKLQEVEKLSEEYSLLENSLSDANAEMDALREKIKALEASESSLKDIISCHVSEKAVLVSELEILGKRLSDALENKSILDISLSDMKLDLEDLRTKLKDSEESCQYLLANNSALSGELDALREKIKALQASERSLKDEISCYVSEKVVLASEVEILGKSLSEVSEKNSILDTSLCDMKTELDELRTKLNDSEESCQTHLTNNSALSAEKNNLFSQLESITLAMKALEGMHTNLEQMHSSVSREKDFAYDQVRELQDQLRIKNEEFEVLAKSHQLQANSYEIQISSLQEKNHYMEEVLEQEQQKNVNASISTVILENCLVDEQDKKAALFTECQKYAVENHSANMLVSQLMGEARYHGEERKTLLKHNEKLRQGISKQMKVLNICKDLAPADLAEDEVLLQTVLDETINTLRLKDETEDVNRLMNTEFSVLSVVLLQLGMELRDLHLQKCAIEKEVESGETELLCLQNKNQQMLEQNEQLRNGLQESSEREEVLKTEVFITQEKLSCLRESYQTSQDVIFNLTEKNESLSKEYQSLSEKYNSLEDENDTVLEECMMLENLCLFFRGHNNEIASALASLTNEMALLSLAKSDLDLQVDELSRRSVAHESENSHLKEYIICLVEILRTRLVLSEFDLDTNQSVCQELVVKLENCMTQLAQKDGELMEAEEEVQLLQEKNQELCGVVRSLQVATEGAKVVEGELEKKITRLIEQCSCKDVEILLLHQDNEALQSEVEQCEREFVVLMDDAITSSVNSAVYEETAFKLMMNGKATENRAISLKELLMKEVSSRDAHIEELQKKLAGIQDEHAELKAELNTHLALVASLADHVSVLEEDCRSLSKPCSTEDKEETACVHHVQEGNDGLESHCLPKGTPELQGLIARIEALQVVVSNAKDRQDQESAESAAKLAAVSAEIQDLKARGGSRMEGKEIYSDHEKQDVEISKGKQVQIMKDIELDQISTCPPYGARAALYPLGTGANAELDDDMLQLWEAAERSCKNQTAKSSSSEHDIQAVEDLKSEHPSSELARGRDLGINKLEASKGAAEPHEAWSKNVLERLTSDAQRLLSIQASIEELKQKMEGQSKGKSPMNSEYSSVSAQVHETEGHVLEQINLNNKLTRTAENYPTLSDNMSTEREGYSSRRKISEQVQKGSENVARLELELQKIQYVLLKLEEEHEYRRLKVSDKRTRVLLRDYLYGRKDRGGGQKKKKRVPFCGCVRPKSRTEP; encoded by the exons ACATGGACACAAAGGTTAAAGCAATGATCAAACTTATCAATGAAGATGCTGATTCTTTTGCAAGGAGAGCAGAGATGTACTACAAGAAACGTCCAGAGCTAATGAAATTTGTGGAGGAATTCTATCGAGCATACCGTGCGCTGGCAGAAAGATACGATCAGGCCACTGGGGCACTTCGTCAGGCTCACAGAACAATTTCTGAAGCATTTCCAAATCAAATGCCGTCAATGTCAGACGAGTCACCCTCTTCTTTCAGCCAAGAGATGGAGCCTCATACTCCAGATATGTCTACTTTTACACGTGCGGCATTTGATTCTGATGATCTTCAGAAGGATGGAGTTGGTATGTCACCACAGCGTTTCACCTCCAAGAGAAATGGTACACACCCTGAGGAAACAAGTGCATTGTCAAGTAGAAAAGGTCTAAAGCTGTTCAATGATTTGTCATCGAGTAGTGAAAATGCTCCTCGTGCTGGTTTTGATGGGAAAGTACGGAAAGGCCTAACCTTTGAAAGCCCAGAAGTTAAAGGGAAAGATGGTATCAGCAATGAGATGGCAAATTTGCAGCAAGAAGTTGCAAGACTATTATCCGAGAGCCAGAATCTGAAACAGCAGATGCTGTCAGAATCCGAGCGGGCAAACAAAGCTGAAAATGAGATGCAAATGCTCAAGGCAACAGTATTGCAATTAAGTGCTGATAAAGACACATCACTTACGCAATATAATCATTCCTCTGAGCGAATATCTACGTTGGAGTCCGAGCTCTTGAAGGCGCAGGCTGACCTCAAGAAGTTAACTGATGAAATGGCTGCAGATGTCCAGAAGCTAATTAATGCTGAAACACTCAATATTGCTATACTGTCTGAGGCTGAGGGTTTGGATCAGAAGATGAAGATGCAACAACAAGAACTAGAACAAAAGCTTAAGGAATTGGAGAGTTTCCGCTCAAGCTTCCAGGAGGAGCATGAAAAGCGTATGCAGGCTGAAAGTGCTCTACTTTCCCAGGGGAAGGAACTTGCTCAATCTCATGAAGAAGTACAGAGGTTGACTATAGAAATAAAGATGGCGAATGAAAAGTTGAATGAGCTCAAGCAGACCAAGGAGGACCTTCATGACACTGTTTGTGAGCTGAAGAGGGATGTTGAGCGCCTTACAGAACAAAACCAGTCATCTGAGGTGCTTATACGGGAACTTGGTGACGAGATAAATACACTCAAGGATTCAAAAAATGAACTCCAAAGTGAAATAAAAAGCCTTAAGAGCACCATTTCACAGCTAAACACTGAGAAGAATGCAGCTGCGCTTCAACACCAGCAGTCTGTGGAGCAGGTTTCGGTAATCGAATCTCAGCTGTCAAAGCTACAGTCAGAGCTAGATGAGACTGAGCAGAAAGTACAGTTGCTGACACAAGATCttgaaaagaaaaaagaagaagCGGAGAATATCCATTTCAAGCTGCAAGATGAATGCCATAGGCGTATGCAAATTGAAGCAACTCTTCTCATGACAGAGGGTCTACATTCCCAGTTGCAAGAAGAAATGAAAACACTGACACAAGATTTTGACGGATCAACAAAGAAGCTTAGTGAGTTAGAAAATAATAAGTTAGACCTGGAGAGCACACTGAAAGAACTGAATAACACCATTTTAGGTTTGAACTCGGAGAAGGATGCAGCACTCCTTCAACAACAGCAGTCTTTAGACAAAGTATCTGATTTGGAATTAGAACTCTCAAAGATGCAGTTGGAAATGGAGAAGTCTGAGCAAAAAATTCTCTTACTGGAGCAAGAAATTGCACGGAAGACTGAAAGTGTCGACAGCTTGGAGATAAGTTTTAAAGATGAATGTGAGAAGAGGCTACAAGCCCAAACATCGCTTGTGTCATTGGAGAAAATGTATTGCCAGTCACAAGAAGATGTTAGAAGGTTGCAGATAGAGATTGAGAAGCAGAATGACAAGTTGAATGAGTTGGAGAACTTGTCATCTGAACTTAACAACACCATCCTACTTGTAAACACTGAGAAAGATGCAACCCTCCATGAGAACCAGCAGTCCTTAGCGAGAATATTGGATCTTGAATCTGAACTCATGGTCTTGAAAACTGAACTGGAGAATGTTGAAAGGAAAGTTCACATGATAGAGCAAGAACTCATATATAAGAAAGAAGAAGCGGATAACCTCCAAATTAGCCTACAAGATGAAACTCAAAAACGGGTTGATGGTGAAACATCTCTTCTTATGATGAAAAATCTTCATTCGGAGTCACAAAATGAAGTGAGAGGGTTGGCACTGGAACTCGAGAAGCTGAATGGTAATTTAAGACAGGTGGAGAACAGTAAGGTTGATCTTGAAAACATTGTAACCAAGCATACGGAGGAAATCCATATCCTTCGTGAACAGAATCTTTCTACTGAGCTTATGATAAAGGACCTCCATCTTGAATTGGATGTATTGAAGGATTTGAATGTGAAACTTCAAGCAGAAATGGATTTACACAAAGGTGAAAAAGAAGTACTTCAGAGAGAGTTTACTTCTCAAAGGGAAGAGAAGGAAAATCTAGAGGGGATACACCACACTCTGGTGGATGAGATGGATACCCTAAAAACTACTACAACAATGAACCAGAAGTTGATTGAGGAATTGCAAATCACAAACTTAAAACTGAAGGAAGTGTGTGCAAGGAGTGAAGTTGAGAAGGCACTTCTCTCAGAAAAACTCCAAGAGGTGGAGAAGCTATCTGAAGAATATTCACTCTTGGAGAACTCACTTTCAGATGCAAATGCTGAAATGGATGCATTGAGGGAGAAGATAAAAGCACTTGAAGCTTCAGAAAGCTCTCTCAAGGATATAATTTCCTGTCATGTTTCTGAGAAGGCTGTTCTTGTATCAGAGCTAGAGATCCTTGGTAAAAGATTATCTGATGCTTTAGAGAACAAATCTATCTTGGATATCTCATTATCTGATATGAAACTAGACCTAGAAGATTTGAGAACAAAGCTGAAAGATTCTGAAGAATCCTGTCAGTATCTCCTTGCAAATAACTCAGCACTTTCTGGTGAACTGGATGCATTGAGGGAGAAGATAAAAGCACTACAGGCCTCAGAAAGGTCTCTGAAGGATGAAATTTCCTGTTATGTTTCTGAAAAGGTTGTTCTTGCATCAGAGGTAGAGATCCTTGGTAAAAGTTTATCTGAGGTTTCAGAGAAGAATTCTATCTTGGATACCTCATTATGTGATATGAAAACTGAGTTAGATGAATTGAGAACAAAGCTGAACGATTCTGAAGAATCCTGCCAGACTCACCTTACAAATAATTCAGCTCTTTCTGCTGAAAAGAACAATCTGTTCTCTCAG CTGGAGAGCATTACATTGGCCATGAAAGCACTAGAAGGTATGCACACCAATCTGGAACAGATGCACTCCTCTGTATCAAGAGAGAAGGATTTTGCATATGATCAAGTAAGGGAACTGCAGGATCAGTTGAGAATTAAGAATGAGGAATTTGAAGTGTTAGCAAAGTCACATCAATTGCAAGCAAACAGCTATGAGATACAAATTTCTTCTCTGCAAGAGAAAAACCATTATATGGAGGAGGTGCTTGAACAGGAACAGCAGAAAAACGTAAATGCTTCTATTAGTACAGTTATTTTGGAGAACTGTTTGGTCGATGAGCAAGACAAGAAGGCTGCTCTTTTCACTGAATGCCAAAAGTATGCTGTGGAAAATCATTCAGCCAATATGTTGGTTTCACAGTTGATGGGGGAAGCTAGATATCATGGGGAGGAGAGAAAAACATTGCTAAAGCACAATGAAAAACTGAGGCAAGGGATTTCAAAGCAAATGAAGGTTCTGAATATCTGCAAAGATCTAGCACCTGCTGATTTAGCTGAGGACGAAGTTCTGTTGCAGACTGTTTTAGATGAAACCATTAACACTCTGAGACTTAAGGATGAAACTGAAGATGTGAATAGGCTCATGAACACTGAGTTCTCAGTTCTCTCAGTAGTTTTGTTGCAATTAGGGATGGAGCTCAGAGATCTGCACTTACAGAAGTGTGCCATTgagaaagaagtggagagtggagaAACAGAGTTGCTTTGTTTGCAAAACAAAAACCAACAGATGTTGGAACAGAATGAACAACTAAGGAATGGATTACAGGAAAGCAGTGAAAGGGAGGAGGTGCTGAAAACTGAAGTATTCATCACACAAGAGAAACTATCTTGCTTGAGAGAGTCCTACCAGACATCACAAGATGTAATTTTCAACCTGACCGAAAAAAATGAGTCCTTGTCTAAGGAATACCAGTCCTTGAGTGAGAAGTACAATTCCTTGGAAGATGAGAATGATACTGTTCTTGAAGAATGCATGATGCTCGAGAACCTGTGCCTGTTCTTTAGGGGACATAATAATGAGATTGCATCTGCATTGGCTTCTCTTaccaatgagatggctttgttgagTTTGGCTAAGAGCGATCTTGATCTTCAAGTTGATGAGCTGAGCAGAAGGTCAGTGGCGCATGAATCAGAAAATAGTCACTTAAAGGAGTACATCATATGCTTGGTAGAGATTCTCAGAACTCGATTAGTCCTTTCAGAGTTTGATTTGGACACCAATCAAAGTGTCTGCCAGGAGTTGGTTGTTAAACTTGAGAATTGCATGACACAGCTGGCGCAGAAGGATGGTGAGCTAATGGAAGCAGAGGAGGAAGTTCAACTATTGCAAGAAAAGAACCAGGAACTCTGTGGAGTTGTTAGATCTCTACAAGTTGCAACTGAAGGTGCTAAAGTGGTGGAAGGAGAACTGGAGAAGAAAATCACAAGACTGATTGAACAGTGTTCTTGCAAGGATGTCGAAATTTTACTTCTTCACCAAGACAATGAGGCATTGCAATCAGAAGTTGAGCAATGTGAGAGGGAATTTGTTGTTCTGATGGATGATGCAATTACCTCTTCAGTGAATTCTGCGGTGTATGAAGAAACAGCATTCAAGCTTATGATGAATGGTAAAGCTACAGAGAATAGAGCAATATCCCTAAAGGAGTTGCTAATGAAGGAGGTCTCTTCCCGAGATGCTCACATTGAGGAGTTGCAGAAAAAGTTGGCTGGCATTCAGGACGAACATGCAGAACTAAAAGCTGAGTTGAACACACATCTAGCTCTCGTAGCATCATTGGCTGATCATGTCAGTGTGTTGGAAGAAGATTGCCGTTCTCTGTCAAAACCCTGTAGTACAGAAGACAAAGAG GAAACCGCATGTGTACATCATGTTCAAGAGGGCAATGATGGGCTGGAATCTCATTGCTTACCCAAAGGAACTCCAGAGTTACAAGGGTTGATTGCAAGAATAGAAGCACTTCAAGTAGTTGTATCAAATGCTAAAGATCGTCAAGATCAGGAGTCAGCTGAGTCTGCAGCTAAATTGGCGGCAGTAAGTGCAGAAATTCAAGACCttaaagcaagaggtggctcACGCATGGAGGGAAAAGAAATATATTCTGATCATGAGAAACAAGATGTTGAGATCTCCAAAGGGAAGCAAGTCCAGATCATGAAGGATATTGAGCTGGACCAAATATCCACTTGTCCACCATATGGTGCTCGAGCTGCCCTCTATCCGCTTGGAACTGGTGCAAATGCCGAACTCGATGACGATATGCTTCAGCTGTGGGAGGCTGCAGAGAGGAGCTGCAAGAACCAAACGGCCAAGTCCTCGTCATCTGAGCACGACATACAAGCCGTCGAGGATCTGAAGAGTGAGCACCCTTCGTCTGAGCTAGCAAGGGGAAGAGACCTTGGAATCAATAAGCTAGAAGCGTCGAAGGGAGCTGCAGAGCCTCATGAGGCGTGGAGCAAGAACGTACTTGAGAGGCTCACTTCTGATGCTCAGAGGCTGTTGAGCATCCAAGCGAGCATTGAAGAGCTGAAGCAGAAAATGGAGGGGCAGTCAAAGGGAAAATCCCCTATGAACTCTGAGTACAGCAGTGTGAGCGCTCAGGTGCATGAGACAGAGGGCCATGTCTTGGAACAGATCAATCTGAACAACAAATTGACTAGGACGGCTGAGAACTACCCCACACTGTCAGATAATATGAGCACCGAGCGAGAAGGGTATTCCAGCAGGAGGAAGATCTCCGAGCAGGTGCAGAAAGGGTCGGAGAATGTGGCAAGGTTGGAACTGGAGCTTCAGAAGATTCAGTATGTCTTGCTGAAGCTTGAGGAAGAGCACGAGTACAGAAGGCTCAAAGTCTCTGATAAGCGCACTCGCGTGCTTTTGAGGGACTATCTGTATGGGAGGAAGGACCGCGGTGGCGGGCAGAAGAAAAAGAAGAGGGTCCCGTTCTGTGGTTGTGTTCGTCCGAAATCAAGAACAGAGCCGTAG